The genomic window TGGAACGGGACGTGCGCACCTACCGCGACCTGGGACAGGCCACGGGGCTGCTGAGCCGCGTCGTGCCGTACCTTCAGACTCAGGTGGCGGACCCGGCGGACCTGCGGCTGGTGTTCTGGTTCGACAACTGACCGGCCCCTGCACGGGGCAAGGGTGCGCCTCTCTCCATCCGGGGTGCGGGGGGCGGCTATCCTGCGCGGGATGCGGGCTCAGAATGTCCTGAAGGGAACCGGGTCGGGGGCGCTGCCGCCGATGCTGGAACAATACGTGCGGATGCGCGACGAGGTGGCCGAGACGCTGCCGCACGCGCTGCTGCTGTTTCAGGTAGGGGATTTCTACGAGACGTTCGGGGAGGACGCCGAGCGCACCGCGCGGCTCTTAGGGCTGGCGCTGACGCACAAGAGCAGCCGGGATTTCAGTACGCCCATGGCGGGGATTCCGCTGCGGGCGCTGGACAGTCACGTGGAGCGGCTGCTGGCGTGCGGGGTGTGCGTGGCGGTGGCGGATCAGGTGGAGGAGCCGGGCTCGGGCCTGATGGACCGCCGCGTGACGCAGCTCCTGACGCCGGGCACGGTGACCGAGGAGCGGCACCTGGGCGCGGACGAGAACTACCTGGCGGCGGTGGCGACCGGGGACGGGTACGCGCTGGCGTTGCTGGACGTCAGTACGGGGGAGTTCCGCTGCGCGGCGTTCCACACCCGCCTCGCCCTGTACGACGAGCTGGCGCGGTGCCGGGCGCGGGAGGTGCTGCTCGCGCCGGAACTGTCGGGAAACGCCGCGCTGCTGGCGGATTTCCAGGCGCGCTTCCCGGTGATGCTCTCCCCTGCCAGTTTCGAGGAGACGGACGCGCACGAGGCGCTGCGGGCCACGCTGGGTGAGGTCCCGGCGAGCCTGTCGTCGGGGGCGCTGCGGCGAGCGTGCGGGGCGGTGCTGGGGTACGCGCGAGTGACGCAGCAGGGACAGCTGGACATGGTCAGGCGCGTGGTGCGCTTCGAGCCGGGCGCGCACATGCGGCTGCCGGACGCGGCGGTGCGGGCGCTGGAGCTGTTCCAGGCGCAGTCCCCGCAGGGCCGCACGCTGACGGACGTGCTGGGGCAGACCCGCACGGCGGGCGGGCGGCGGCGCCTGCGGGCGTGGCTGCGCGCCCCGCTGCTGGACGAGCTGAGCATCCGCGCGCGGCTGGACGCCGTGGAGGCGTTCACGCGCGCGCCGGACCTGCGCGGCGCGGTGCGGTCCCTGCTGTACCGCGCGCATGACCTGGAGCGGCTCTCGGCGCGGGTGTCGACCCGGCGGGCCGCGCCGCGCGAGGTGGCGGCCCTGGCCCGCACGCTGGACCTGCTGCCCGAGGCGACCGACCTGCTGGGCGCGCAGGGGGGCTTGCTGGGGGGTGTGCGCGAGAGATTGTCGGCCCTGCCGGACGTCGTGACCCGCATCCGCGCGGCGCTGGTGGACGAGCCGCCCATCCGCGTGGGTGAGGGCGGCCTGATCCGTGACGGCTTCCACGCCGAGCTGGACGAGTTGCGGGCCGCCGCGATCGGGCACCGCGCGTGGCTGGCGGAACTGGAGATCACCGAGCGGCAGCGCACCGGGATTGGCAGCCTGAAGGTCGGGTACAACAGCGTGTTCGGGTACTACCTGGAGGTCACGGGCGCGCACCTGGGCAAGGTGCCCGCCGATTACCGGCAGGTGGCGACCCTGAAGGACCGCGCGCGGTTCACCCGCCCGGACCTGCGCGAACGCGAGCGGGAGATCGCCCGGCTGGAGGCCGCTGCGAGCCGCCTGGAGCAGGAGGTCTTCACTGAGCTGCGTGACAGCCTCGCCGCGCACGCCGAGGCGCTGGCCGACGCCGCCGGGGCGCTGAGCGAACTGGACGTGCTGGCCGCGCTGGCCGACGTGGCCGCCGAGCACGGCTGGATCCGCCCGGTGACCAGTGGCGGCCCGCTGCGATTGGTGCAGGCGCGGCACCCGGTCGTGGAACGCAGCCTGGGCGGACGCTTCGTGCCGAACGACGTACACCTCGATCCGGCGCGGCGCGCGGTGCTGCTGACCGGGCCGAACATGGCGGGCAAGAGCACGTACCTGCGCACCGCCGCGCTGTGCGCGCTGCTGCACCAGATCGGCTCGTTCGTGCCCGCCGACCACGCC from Deinococcus radiotolerans includes these protein-coding regions:
- the mutS gene encoding DNA mismatch repair protein MutS, yielding MRAQNVLKGTGSGALPPMLEQYVRMRDEVAETLPHALLLFQVGDFYETFGEDAERTARLLGLALTHKSSRDFSTPMAGIPLRALDSHVERLLACGVCVAVADQVEEPGSGLMDRRVTQLLTPGTVTEERHLGADENYLAAVATGDGYALALLDVSTGEFRCAAFHTRLALYDELARCRAREVLLAPELSGNAALLADFQARFPVMLSPASFEETDAHEALRATLGEVPASLSSGALRRACGAVLGYARVTQQGQLDMVRRVVRFEPGAHMRLPDAAVRALELFQAQSPQGRTLTDVLGQTRTAGGRRRLRAWLRAPLLDELSIRARLDAVEAFTRAPDLRGAVRSLLYRAHDLERLSARVSTRRAAPREVAALARTLDLLPEATDLLGAQGGLLGGVRERLSALPDVVTRIRAALVDEPPIRVGEGGLIRDGFHAELDELRAAAIGHRAWLAELEITERQRTGIGSLKVGYNSVFGYYLEVTGAHLGKVPADYRQVATLKDRARFTRPDLREREREIARLEAAASRLEQEVFTELRDSLAAHAEALADAAGALSELDVLAALADVAAEHGWIRPVTSGGPLRLVQARHPVVERSLGGRFVPNDVHLDPARRAVLLTGPNMAGKSTYLRTAALCALLHQIGSFVPADHAELPVYDAVHTRIGASDDLAGGRSTFMVEMSELAAILHGATHASLVILDEIGRGTSTLDGLAIAQAALEHLHVAGAHTLFATHYFELTRLETDLPGLVNLHVAAEEDAAGSGGLTFYHQVVPGAARQSYGVEVARLAGLPAQVTTRAARLLTALGAQGADTRLTRELATLDLARLTPMQALDLLHRWQREVTGAEVTPG